In Candidatus Delongbacteria bacterium, the following proteins share a genomic window:
- the lepA gene encoding elongation factor 4: MKEKIRNFCIIAHIDHGKSTLADRMLEQTQTISLRDMKNQALDDMELEQERGITIKAHAIQMKHKKDNQEYIFNLIDTPGHVDFTYEVSRSIASCEGAILVVDASQGIEAQTLSNLYLALGQDLDIIPVVNKIDLPNANPEHVAEQIIDLIGCDLEEIIFTSAKTGEGVKELLDRIADVVPPPKGDENAPLQAMIFDSMYDPFRGAVAYIKIINGTIKKGDKIKFFNTGLNFDVEEIGILKMGRFKCNELTVGEVGYLITGTKTAKDIKVGDTITLQKGGATEALPGYQEIKPMVFSGIFPVSTEDYDELKDSLEKLNLNDSSLSYVPESSQALGFGFRVGYLGLLHMDIIHERLEREFDQAVINTFPNVTYRVNTYKDGVVEINNPKELPDPQYINYIEEPYINAQIITLTDYIGPIMTLSLERRGIYKATDYLDENRVILKYDFPLSEVIFDYFDKLKSISRGYASFDYEMADYRRAEMIRLDIMLNGEKVDALAAILHRDKAFTYGEKICKKLKELIPRQMYDVAIQAGIGTRIIARTTVKALRKNVTAKCYGGDISRKRKLLEKQKKGKKRMKQLGSIELPQEAFLAILKVDE, from the coding sequence ATGAAGGAAAAAATTAGAAACTTTTGTATTATAGCCCACATTGATCACGGTAAGTCAACTTTGGCTGATAGAATGTTGGAACAAACCCAGACAATATCACTAAGAGATATGAAAAATCAGGCTTTAGATGACATGGAACTTGAACAAGAACGTGGAATTACAATTAAAGCTCATGCCATTCAGATGAAACATAAAAAGGATAATCAAGAATATATTTTCAATTTGATTGATACTCCTGGTCATGTGGATTTTACTTATGAAGTATCAAGAAGTATTGCTTCTTGTGAAGGAGCAATTCTTGTAGTTGACGCTTCTCAGGGAATTGAAGCACAAACCTTATCAAATTTGTACCTTGCCCTTGGTCAAGATCTTGATATTATTCCTGTTGTAAACAAAATTGACCTTCCTAATGCTAATCCTGAACATGTCGCAGAACAGATAATCGATCTGATTGGTTGTGATCTTGAAGAGATAATCTTTACTTCTGCCAAAACTGGTGAAGGTGTGAAAGAGCTACTGGATAGAATTGCAGATGTAGTTCCACCACCAAAAGGTGATGAAAATGCACCACTTCAAGCTATGATATTTGACTCAATGTATGATCCTTTTAGAGGTGCTGTAGCATATATCAAAATTATAAATGGAACTATTAAAAAGGGTGATAAAATAAAATTTTTTAATACTGGTCTTAATTTTGATGTTGAAGAGATTGGTATTTTAAAGATGGGTAGATTCAAATGTAATGAACTTACAGTTGGTGAAGTTGGATATTTAATTACAGGAACAAAAACTGCAAAAGATATCAAAGTTGGAGATACAATTACTCTTCAAAAAGGTGGAGCTACTGAAGCTTTACCTGGATATCAGGAGATTAAACCAATGGTTTTCTCTGGCATCTTTCCTGTTAGCACCGAAGATTATGACGAATTGAAAGATTCTCTTGAAAAGTTAAATTTAAATGATTCATCTCTATCATATGTTCCTGAAAGTTCTCAAGCTCTTGGTTTTGGATTCAGAGTTGGCTACTTGGGCTTGCTTCATATGGATATTATTCATGAAAGACTAGAGAGAGAGTTTGATCAAGCTGTTATTAATACCTTTCCAAATGTTACATATAGAGTAAATACCTACAAAGATGGTGTAGTTGAAATTAATAATCCTAAAGAATTACCAGATCCTCAATATATCAATTATATCGAAGAGCCTTACATCAATGCACAAATAATTACTTTGACAGATTATATTGGTCCAATTATGACTCTTTCACTAGAACGAAGAGGTATTTATAAAGCTACTGATTATCTGGATGAAAACAGGGTTATTTTAAAATACGACTTTCCATTATCTGAAGTAATATTTGACTATTTCGATAAGTTAAAATCAATTTCAAGAGGTTATGCATCGTTTGACTATGAGATGGCTGATTATCGAAGAGCAGAAATGATTAGGCTTGATATAATGCTTAATGGTGAAAAAGTGGATGCTCTTGCGGCAATATTACATAGAGACAAAGCCTTTACTTATGGAGAAAAAATTTGTAAAAAGCTTAAAGAACTGATTCCAAGACAGATGTACGACGTAGCAATTCAGGCAGGTATTGGAACAAGAATCATAGCAAGAACTACAGTAAAAGCTCTCCGTAAAAATGTAACTGCAAAATGCTATGGTGGAGATATTTCCCGTAAAAGGAAATTACTTGAGAAACAGAAAAAGGGTAAAAAAAGAATGAAACAGTTGGGATCTATTGAACTCCCACAAGAAGCATTCTTAGCAATTCTTAAAGTTGATGAATAG
- a CDS encoding C10 family peptidase, translating to MKNSIFFVLILFVFSLLAGENVERFLSKNAPSYSIGTYRTTSIFHVYEISDSKNIGFLVTDIEGENIIAYSLDNNIDQMGIDFLTAVFKQYQNFKPSIEKKDFQQWPEQGTTPTGGWLPENWGQSSPYNAKCPKDLAHGGRSVVGCPATAMSMILYYLKNFTSYDFGESDRYHHNYGGNNFWVDDDHENYDFPDFETINNKMAEIQSKFDSQTALSNEDKAYMSAVCGFAAKQVYSSSVSGTFGIDQALQSYKRMGYLNSILIQDDYPFIEELLMSEMKRGRPAHLGIVDENVTVGHNVVVDGYNTDGFYHINFGWNGSNNCWVQFPLSGMPYSLNFIEGIVCKIEKEPSGLYTEVNITNPQNGGYINLTGNLLIEVNGMELINSAVIYNNGYEIDCDLVTNGIEVPIENINQGSNNFEIMMNSINDDQVFFSLYVNTTNQNEFLFENFDTSSWLDNGWSIVSENPMESWYQSNYEGLSYTMINFTNIYSMRCKYSLEMKNEWLVSPILTLGSSCSIDFWTAYNSNWVNNANLSLKIETDNGGNWEELWISPNDNQNWKWRHNSIDLSEYEGQKVRLAFVYYGVDGDDILVDDIFIGGDVVTDLSDINISSFKIINSYPNPFNPTSRVNFYSEKSSEFRFFVYNELGQLIYKEKSLFERGYSSFVFHGDSFESGIYFYVVQNKDGLRATGKMVMVK from the coding sequence ATGAAAAATAGTATTTTTTTCGTTCTAATTCTATTTGTATTTTCTCTTTTAGCTGGAGAAAATGTTGAAAGGTTCCTTTCAAAGAATGCTCCGAGCTACAGTATAGGCACGTACAGAACTACCTCGATTTTTCATGTGTATGAAATTAGCGATTCGAAGAATATAGGTTTTTTGGTAACTGATATAGAGGGTGAAAATATCATTGCATATTCACTTGATAATAACATAGATCAGATGGGCATCGATTTTCTAACTGCTGTTTTTAAGCAATATCAGAATTTTAAACCTTCGATTGAAAAAAAAGATTTTCAGCAATGGCCAGAGCAAGGGACTACTCCAACAGGTGGATGGTTACCTGAAAATTGGGGACAAAGTTCACCTTACAATGCTAAATGTCCAAAGGATCTTGCACATGGTGGAAGAAGCGTTGTTGGTTGTCCTGCTACTGCAATGTCCATGATTCTATACTATCTCAAAAATTTTACTTCCTATGACTTTGGAGAGTCAGACAGATATCATCATAATTATGGTGGAAATAATTTTTGGGTAGATGATGATCACGAAAATTATGACTTTCCGGACTTCGAAACTATAAATAATAAAATGGCTGAAATTCAATCTAAGTTTGACTCACAGACAGCTTTGTCTAATGAAGATAAAGCGTATATGTCTGCTGTGTGTGGTTTTGCAGCAAAACAAGTTTACTCATCATCAGTTTCAGGGACTTTCGGTATAGATCAGGCATTACAATCATATAAGCGTATGGGTTATCTAAATTCCATTTTAATACAAGATGATTATCCTTTTATTGAAGAACTTTTAATGTCTGAAATGAAACGAGGAAGACCAGCACATTTAGGGATTGTTGATGAAAATGTTACTGTAGGTCATAATGTAGTTGTCGATGGATACAATACTGACGGTTTCTATCATATAAATTTCGGATGGAACGGTTCTAATAATTGTTGGGTTCAATTTCCTTTGAGTGGAATGCCGTATAGTTTGAATTTTATCGAAGGTATAGTTTGTAAAATTGAAAAAGAACCTTCTGGACTTTACACTGAAGTTAATATTACAAATCCGCAAAATGGAGGTTATATAAATCTTACAGGAAATCTTTTGATTGAAGTGAATGGTATGGAATTAATTAATTCTGCTGTAATTTATAATAATGGCTATGAAATTGATTGTGATTTAGTTACTAATGGAATTGAAGTACCTATTGAAAATATAAATCAGGGTAGTAATAATTTTGAGATTATGATGAACTCTATAAATGATGATCAAGTTTTCTTTAGTCTCTATGTCAATACTACCAATCAGAATGAATTCCTTTTTGAAAATTTTGATACATCTTCATGGCTTGATAATGGTTGGTCAATTGTTTCTGAGAATCCAATGGAAAGCTGGTATCAGAGTAACTACGAGGGTTTAAGTTACACAATGATCAATTTTACCAATATTTATTCAATGAGATGTAAATACTCTTTAGAAATGAAAAATGAATGGCTTGTATCACCTATTTTAACGTTAGGCTCATCTTGTAGTATTGATTTTTGGACTGCTTATAATTCTAACTGGGTTAATAATGCCAACCTTTCTTTGAAAATTGAAACTGATAATGGTGGAAATTGGGAAGAGTTATGGATTAGTCCAAATGATAATCAGAATTGGAAATGGCGACATAATTCCATTGACCTCTCTGAATACGAAGGTCAAAAAGTTCGTTTAGCATTTGTATATTATGGAGTTGATGGTGATGATATTCTGGTTGATGATATCTTTATCGGTGGAGATGTTGTTACTGATTTATCAGATATTAATATTTCAAGTTTTAAAATAATTAACTCATATCCGAATCCTTTTAATCCAACTTCGAGAGTGAATTTTTACAGTGAAAAATCAAGTGAATTCAGGTTCTTTGTTTATAATGAACTTGGGCAGTTAATTTATAAGGAAAAATCATTATTTGAAAGAGGCTACTCCTCATTTGTTTTTCATGGTGATAGTTTTGAAAGTGGAATTTATTTCTATGTTGTTCAAAATAAGGATGGATTAAGAGCTACTGGTAAGATGGTTATGGTTAAATAA
- a CDS encoding bacteriohemerythrin, giving the protein MNKGFYIATILILLLSFLFSIQINNEINSFPDYFKYKQDDMILESDRVLNILETIKTRSENFTQKNYKLPEKLNTLVSKVKNKSKEYTIISNYIDSLKEDFNSFSISLSTGNTIDKVIALNSLISMYDYVFEEKNALIFMIQEKEIDDFNYDLFLSSIALQNEFRKKSGIELTFNDKALDSLRNVFRVEGLNSIKQNDIDKYYNEKLNLIYGKIKSQTENLKFIYPEISQKINYPDLSIIKYSVIILTILSLILLYLFSILPIVKKYIQLEKRIFSLFDDNTKDVYEKLDNAEETYQRNKELSEELQKPISELLFTEFTPLNNFKTSLLEFLDSLLFPILIINEHGIVKNILLKRLEERIDTLENLVNIKDLNDNETKLVKAKGSTLEIKRINHNIVIIRDISFISDLKNDIDTLNSKLGTTYLNFTKELNNISEIFKNLSNGNFEIDYRPLNLIENENINSFFYVFKNLIKKSIFEIVTIIREVQDLTNSVYRSIEKSVLISESISEKTNIIQSKTNNINNAINDVFNNINTLAAASEEMSVSLTNIVENHDELSSSLTTVAAAAEEMNLSISGLSDNIDLVFEENTNALKRVDKINETMSYLNNSVKDISEVVNVIDTIAEQTNLLALNAAIEAARAGESGKGFAVVADEIRKLAERTRKSTLNISKSVKNIFNTTESATVSVSDITKIINGMSETQNRINNGIKEQAEVSTSIAHEITLITSHSKTISNSMNEISIGADDVAKNALFIKNSSEKISLNSNDIVKFVESTFVEIKNSKDASIDLGNLVSNLETLLKSFHLPEDYIVWDDSFSVKVDEMDNHHKKLVLLLNDLHKYTSRNSDNRFIIEVLDELVEYTRFHFTEEEKYMQSVNFDNLEQHKKIHESFVTKISDFKQAFDKGSVTVDATIKQFLKNWLLNHIMIEDKKYGELKK; this is encoded by the coding sequence ATGAACAAAGGTTTTTATATAGCTACAATCCTGATATTACTTCTTTCGTTTTTATTCTCAATACAGATCAATAATGAAATCAATAGTTTCCCTGATTATTTTAAGTACAAACAAGATGATATGATCCTTGAGTCCGATAGAGTTTTAAATATTCTAGAAACTATAAAAACGAGATCAGAAAACTTTACACAAAAGAACTACAAACTTCCAGAGAAATTGAATACTTTAGTATCTAAAGTAAAGAACAAGTCCAAAGAATACACAATAATTTCAAATTATATTGATAGCCTCAAAGAAGATTTTAATAGTTTCTCTATTAGTCTATCTACAGGAAATACAATAGATAAGGTTATTGCACTAAATTCACTTATATCAATGTATGATTATGTTTTTGAAGAAAAAAACGCCTTGATTTTTATGATACAGGAAAAAGAGATAGATGATTTTAACTATGATCTTTTTTTGTCCTCAATAGCTCTTCAAAACGAGTTTAGAAAAAAATCTGGAATTGAACTCACCTTTAATGATAAAGCTTTAGACAGTTTGAGAAATGTATTCAGAGTTGAAGGATTAAATTCAATAAAACAAAATGATATCGATAAATACTATAACGAAAAACTAAACTTGATTTATGGTAAGATCAAATCCCAAACTGAAAATCTAAAATTTATATATCCTGAAATTTCCCAAAAAATTAACTATCCAGATCTATCAATTATAAAGTATTCAGTTATAATACTTACAATATTATCTCTCATTTTGCTCTATTTGTTCTCAATCTTACCTATTGTAAAAAAATACATTCAACTTGAAAAGAGAATTTTTTCGCTTTTTGATGATAACACTAAAGATGTGTACGAAAAATTGGATAATGCAGAGGAAACCTATCAACGAAATAAAGAATTGAGCGAAGAGTTGCAAAAACCAATTTCTGAATTACTCTTCACTGAGTTTACTCCTTTAAATAATTTTAAAACATCTCTTTTAGAATTTCTTGATTCGTTACTTTTTCCAATTTTGATTATCAATGAGCACGGTATAGTCAAAAATATATTATTAAAAAGGCTTGAAGAACGTATAGACACATTGGAGAATTTGGTTAATATCAAGGATTTAAATGATAATGAAACAAAACTTGTCAAAGCTAAAGGGTCTACACTTGAAATTAAAAGAATAAACCACAATATAGTTATAATTAGGGATATATCTTTCATTTCTGATTTAAAAAATGATATTGACACTTTAAATAGTAAACTCGGTACAACATATCTCAATTTTACAAAGGAATTAAATAATATCTCTGAAATATTTAAAAACTTATCAAATGGCAATTTTGAAATTGACTACAGGCCATTAAACTTGATAGAAAATGAAAACATTAACTCCTTTTTCTATGTATTTAAAAATCTAATTAAAAAATCAATATTTGAAATTGTTACTATTATAAGAGAAGTTCAGGATTTAACCAATTCTGTATATAGGTCTATTGAAAAATCAGTGCTAATTTCTGAATCAATTAGTGAAAAAACCAATATTATACAATCTAAAACAAACAATATTAACAACGCTATTAATGATGTTTTCAATAATATCAACACATTGGCTGCTGCTAGTGAAGAAATGAGCGTTAGTCTTACAAATATTGTTGAAAATCATGACGAACTATCTTCTAGCCTAACTACCGTGGCTGCTGCTGCAGAAGAAATGAATCTTTCAATTTCGGGTCTTTCAGATAACATCGATCTTGTTTTCGAAGAAAATACAAATGCTTTGAAAAGAGTTGATAAGATAAATGAAACAATGAGTTACCTCAATAACTCAGTGAAGGATATCAGTGAAGTCGTAAATGTTATTGACACGATCGCAGAACAAACAAATCTTCTCGCTTTGAATGCTGCTATAGAAGCTGCAAGAGCTGGGGAATCAGGTAAAGGATTTGCTGTTGTAGCTGATGAGATTAGAAAATTAGCTGAAAGAACAAGAAAATCGACTCTAAATATTTCGAAAAGTGTCAAGAATATTTTTAATACAACAGAATCTGCAACTGTAAGCGTAAGTGACATTACTAAAATTATAAACGGTATGAGCGAGACACAAAACCGAATTAATAATGGGATAAAAGAACAAGCAGAAGTCTCCACCAGTATAGCACATGAAATCACTTTAATTACTTCTCATTCAAAAACAATTTCGAATTCTATGAATGAAATTTCAATTGGAGCAGATGATGTTGCGAAAAATGCTTTATTTATTAAAAATTCATCAGAAAAAATATCGTTAAATTCAAATGATATCGTTAAATTTGTTGAATCTACATTTGTCGAGATAAAAAACAGTAAAGATGCGTCCATTGATTTAGGGAATCTTGTTTCAAATCTTGAAACTCTGCTTAAGTCATTTCATCTTCCAGAAGATTATATAGTATGGGACGACTCTTTCTCGGTTAAGGTTGATGAAATGGATAATCATCATAAAAAGCTCGTATTACTTTTAAACGATTTACATAAATACACATCTAGAAATTCTGACAATAGATTTATCATTGAAGTTTTAGATGAGCTCGTTGAATACACAAGATTTCATTTTACTGAAGAAGAAAAGTATATGCAGTCAGTAAATTTTGATAATTTGGAACAACATAAAAAAATTCATGAAAGTTTTGTTACGAAAATTTCTGATTTCAAACAGGCTTTTGACAAAGGATCTGTAACTGTCGATGCCACAATAAAACAATTTCTAAAAAATTGGCTATTAAACCATATCATGATCGAAGATAAAAAATATGGAGAACTAAAGAAATAA
- a CDS encoding BatA domain-containing protein — MSFFNNFYFYLLPIVLIPILIHILVKTKYKKIMFSSLYILEKVVSREKKRLNLLDILLLILRVCIFTLILFFFLSPYDSKNNFVPSKKNLLFFYIDNSPSTSYHNLLVDYKEKASDFLSSLNDCKLFISDNDNLVSFENSEDGLNYLKSIKSSLNQKKIDDILYEIDSVQQNYKDYNDLVIMFSDGKLIKGKRTSNYSFNYYLYNENDQIDFLSIDTLNISKKSGSINLDFKVIGSNGLKEGIANLYSNGRKINEREFAIDSDSSVIGFTFQKNENSDFAGEVKIISKNKEISKFFSINFDNDLKILQAGDINSESFSTVSTILKLSLKNDKNLITTDVRNCSGFNFTDFDLIVLSEISALDNYSIQKLKRVDTTIITFSDIFDDLNLLQNIYESEIIPKTGKILEVNGHINYIDYKNSVMGSVFEIKKILGSTDIKRVLETKNNDWKTILGVDDKALLLKKNNRYFLSTKIENEWSNLGENGILVAILSSITDNIMSRKETQRAWYYPNETLHDINYITDGNGKQNFASKDGLIIPGSNSGLFRTDKGNIVAINSKNDFIYEEVSNLTKIDKSMLENLKGSLKVTDYRFLIIIILSILIIIELFITFKRDR; from the coding sequence ATGTCTTTTTTCAACAATTTTTATTTTTACTTACTTCCAATAGTTCTCATACCGATTTTGATTCATATTTTGGTAAAGACGAAATATAAAAAGATTATGTTCTCGTCATTATACATTTTGGAAAAGGTTGTTTCTAGAGAAAAAAAGAGACTTAATCTTCTTGATATTTTGTTACTAATTTTAAGAGTTTGTATATTTACTCTAATTCTTTTTTTCTTTCTTTCTCCTTATGACTCGAAGAATAATTTTGTTCCATCAAAAAAGAATCTGTTGTTTTTCTATATTGATAACTCACCTTCAACAAGTTATCATAATTTGTTAGTGGACTACAAAGAAAAAGCTTCTGATTTTCTAAGTTCACTTAATGATTGTAAGCTTTTCATAAGTGATAATGATAATTTGGTTAGTTTTGAAAATTCTGAAGATGGTTTAAATTATCTTAAATCTATTAAATCAAGTTTAAATCAAAAAAAAATTGATGATATATTATATGAAATAGATTCTGTTCAACAAAATTACAAAGATTACAATGACTTAGTAATCATGTTCTCAGATGGCAAATTGATTAAAGGAAAAAGAACAAGCAATTATTCTTTCAATTATTATTTATATAATGAGAACGATCAAATCGATTTTTTATCAATAGACACACTAAACATTTCTAAAAAAAGTGGTAGCATTAATCTGGATTTTAAGGTAATTGGAAGTAATGGTTTAAAGGAAGGTATTGCCAACCTCTATTCAAATGGAAGAAAGATAAATGAAAGAGAGTTTGCTATAGATTCAGATTCTTCTGTAATAGGATTTACATTTCAAAAAAATGAGAATTCTGATTTTGCAGGAGAAGTAAAAATTATTTCAAAAAATAAAGAAATTTCAAAATTCTTTTCGATTAATTTTGACAATGATTTGAAAATTTTACAAGCCGGCGATATCAACAGTGAAAGTTTTTCTACAGTTTCTACAATTTTAAAATTAAGTTTAAAAAATGATAAAAATTTAATAACAACTGATGTAAGAAATTGTTCAGGTTTTAACTTTACTGATTTTGATCTGATAGTATTAAGTGAAATATCAGCTTTAGATAACTATTCTATTCAAAAGCTTAAAAGGGTGGATACAACAATAATTACGTTCTCTGATATTTTTGACGATCTGAATCTATTACAAAATATTTATGAGTCAGAGATTATACCAAAAACCGGGAAAATATTAGAAGTCAATGGACATATAAATTATATCGATTATAAAAATAGCGTAATGGGTTCTGTCTTTGAAATCAAGAAGATACTTGGAAGTACAGATATTAAAAGAGTTTTAGAAACAAAAAATAACGATTGGAAAACTATTTTAGGAGTTGATGATAAAGCATTGTTGTTAAAGAAAAATAATAGATATTTTTTATCAACAAAAATAGAAAACGAATGGTCAAATCTTGGTGAAAATGGTATTTTAGTCGCAATCTTATCAAGTATTACTGATAATATTATGAGTAGAAAAGAGACTCAAAGGGCTTGGTATTATCCAAACGAAACATTGCATGATATAAATTATATTACGGATGGGAATGGGAAGCAAAATTTTGCATCAAAAGATGGTTTAATTATTCCAGGCAGTAATAGCGGATTATTCAGAACAGATAAAGGTAATATAGTAGCTATAAATAGCAAAAATGATTTCATTTATGAAGAAGTTTCGAATCTAACAAAAATTGATAAGTCTATGCTTGAAAATCTAAAGGGTAGTCTCAAAGTTACTGATTATAGATTTTTGATAATTATAATTCTTTCAATTCTAATAATAATAGAATTGTTTATTACTTTTAAAAGGGATAGATAA
- a CDS encoding tetratricopeptide repeat protein, producing the protein MIKMMVIVLGLVSILNAEYIRKEYGNSYKFYDDTLQVNQDLVCGKVIQKYEDNSLYGEFNYQGGLLDGFQKEFYPDGKTKAEYNMKNGLKDGTGKMYYDDGSIYFERNLDNGTGLGTEYYQNGMKKREFLYKDGKLLKASFFNEDLMQNPYERSAEELYAEGQSYAAEKLYFHALDTYQKFLEKYPESPKVPNIKFLIAFTYNNHIMDHDKAKELYEKFISEYPGHDLEQSAKFELNTIGKDLNDIEEFRSGN; encoded by the coding sequence ATGATAAAAATGATGGTGATAGTTCTTGGTTTAGTTTCAATATTAAATGCAGAATATATAAGAAAAGAGTATGGCAATTCATATAAATTCTATGATGACACACTTCAAGTAAATCAAGATTTGGTCTGTGGTAAAGTGATTCAAAAGTATGAAGATAATTCATTGTATGGAGAATTCAACTATCAAGGTGGCTTATTAGATGGATTTCAGAAAGAATTTTATCCAGATGGGAAGACAAAAGCCGAATACAATATGAAAAACGGGTTAAAAGACGGAACTGGTAAAATGTATTATGATGATGGTTCAATATATTTTGAAAGAAATCTTGATAATGGTACAGGTTTAGGTACTGAATATTATCAAAATGGTATGAAAAAAAGGGAGTTTTTGTATAAAGATGGGAAACTTTTAAAGGCAAGTTTTTTTAATGAAGATCTAATGCAAAATCCATATGAAAGAAGTGCTGAGGAGTTGTATGCAGAAGGACAGAGTTATGCTGCAGAAAAATTGTATTTTCATGCTTTGGATACTTATCAAAAATTTTTAGAAAAATACCCTGAAAGTCCAAAAGTTCCTAATATCAAATTTTTGATCGCTTTTACTTATAATAATCATATAATGGATCATGATAAAGCAAAAGAACTTTACGAAAAATTTATTAGCGAATATCCTGGTCATGATTTGGAACAGTCAGCTAAGTTTGAGTTAAATACTATAGGAAAAGATCTGAATGATATTGAGGAATTCAGATCAGGGAACTAA
- the lepB gene encoding signal peptidase I, with product MNRVKLKPLIFLIILATVLFLKAVALDFYKINSDSMSNTLQHGDYILVNRMAYRFRTPNRIVLPFIDYKFRIPSFSTITDSVKRGDVILFYLDDNPNSVIKRCVAVENDTVEIYNKYLIVNGKPVELMNDSEFIPFYFDSKTFDPDYSDNDIVPTGNGNRDYYNSIIVPKNSCFVLGDNRDYSYDSRYFGFVSYNSIQGKAILVYYSEQDTLRSERILNFIK from the coding sequence ATGAATAGAGTTAAGTTAAAACCACTGATATTCTTAATTATTCTAGCTACAGTACTTTTTTTAAAGGCTGTAGCTTTGGATTTTTATAAAATTAATTCTGACTCAATGAGTAATACTCTTCAGCATGGTGATTATATCTTAGTAAACAGAATGGCTTACAGATTTAGAACTCCAAACAGAATAGTGTTACCTTTTATTGATTATAAGTTTCGCATTCCATCTTTTAGTACAATAACAGATAGTGTAAAGAGGGGAGACGTGATACTTTTCTATCTTGATGATAATCCAAATAGTGTCATTAAACGTTGTGTTGCTGTCGAGAATGACACTGTCGAAATATATAACAAGTATCTTATTGTTAATGGAAAACCAGTAGAACTAATGAATGATAGTGAGTTCATACCGTTTTATTTTGATAGTAAAACTTTTGATCCTGATTACAGTGATAATGATATTGTTCCAACTGGAAATGGTAACAGGGATTACTATAATTCTATTATAGTTCCTAAAAACTCGTGTTTTGTTTTGGGAGATAACAGAGATTATAGTTATGACTCAAGATATTTTGGATTTGTAAGCTATAATAGCATTCAAGGCAAAGCTATTTTAGTCTACTACTCAGAGCAAGATACTTTGCGAAGCGAAAGAATTTTGAATTTTATCAAATAG
- a CDS encoding O-methyltransferase produces MVFNDDFLIYYKNLLSLKQLDTDSLYFKQRDESRPIIYRDTTILLQQMILMKQPENVLEIGTNGGYSAIAMSKMMTKGRLHTIEFRIDNLIEAKKNFSLYDCKNIIPHHGRAEEILTTLDLNFDFIFIDADKGGYPLYLDYAVKHLNDHGVIAVDNVLWKGTVFEKSENEKPSSKTLRAFNDFFMRMEGFKTIILPVGDGLAVAVKE; encoded by the coding sequence ATGGTTTTTAACGATGATTTTTTAATTTACTATAAAAATCTATTAAGTCTTAAACAATTGGATACTGATAGTTTGTACTTCAAGCAAAGAGATGAATCCAGACCGATTATCTATAGAGATACTACAATATTATTACAACAGATGATATTGATGAAACAACCGGAAAATGTTTTAGAGATAGGAACTAATGGAGGATACTCGGCTATTGCAATGTCAAAAATGATGACAAAAGGAAGGTTACACACTATCGAATTTAGGATTGACAATTTAATTGAAGCAAAAAAAAATTTTTCACTATATGATTGTAAGAACATAATTCCACATCATGGAAGAGCTGAAGAAATACTCACAACCTTGGATCTGAATTTTGATTTCATTTTTATAGATGCAGACAAAGGAGGATATCCTTTATATCTTGATTATGCCGTAAAACATCTTAATGATCATGGTGTTATTGCAGTAGATAATGTTTTATGGAAGGGGACTGTCTTTGAAAAGAGTGAAAACGAAAAGCCCTCGAGTAAAACCTTGAGAGCTTTTAATGATTTTTTCATGAGAATGGAAGGTTTTAAGACTATAATTCTTCCGGTAGGAGATGGTTTAGCTGTAGCTGTCAAAGAGTAA